Proteins from one Enoplosus armatus isolate fEnoArm2 chromosome 4, fEnoArm2.hap1, whole genome shotgun sequence genomic window:
- the med27 gene encoding mediator of RNA polymerase II transcription subunit 27 isoform X1: MADVVNVGVNLDAFSHAISGIQALRSSVSRVFESLKDGMKNRETLEGREKQFIAEFQDNLQAVNRDLNELERLSGLVGRPSESHPLHNSGLLSLDPVQDKTPLYSQLLQAYKWSNKLQYHAGLASSLLNQQSLKRSANQMGASAKRRPKVQPSTLVLPPQYVDDVISRIDRMFPDMTIELFRPNGTSAVLLVTLGKVLKAIVVMRSLFIDRTVVRGFNENIYNEDGKLDIWTKSQYQVFQKVTDHATTALLHYQLPQMPDVVVRSFMTWLRSYIKLFQSSCQRCGRFLQDGLPPTWRDFRTLEAFHDTCRM, translated from the exons atgGCGGACGTGGTAAACGTCGGAGTGAATCTGGACGCTTTCTCTCATGCCATCAGCGGCATCCAGGCGCTCCGCTCCAGCGTGAGCCGCGTGTTCGAGTCCTTGAAGGACGGCATGAAGAACCGGGAAACCCTGGAAGGCCGTGAGAAGCAGTTTATAGCTGAGTTCCAGGACAACCTGCAAGCAGTCAACAGAGACCTCAA TGAGTTGGAACGTCTCAGTGGTCTGGTCGGTCGTCCCTCAGAGTCTCACCCTCTCCATAACAGCGGTCTTCTCAGTCTGGATCCAGTTCAGGACAAAACTCCGTTATACTCGCAGCTGCTTCAGGCCTACAAGTGGTCCAACAAG TTGCAGTACCATGCCGGTTTGGCCTCCAGTTTGTTGAATCAACAGTCACTCAAACGATCGGCCAATCAGATGGGAGCTTCAGCCAAGAGACGACCAAAAGTCCAACCCAGTACTCTTGTACTACCTCCTCA GTACGTGGACGATGTCATCTCTCGAATCGACAGGATGTTTCCTGATATGACCATCGAGCTGTTCAGGCCAAATGGGACGTCAGCTGTATTGCTG GTGACCCTGGGGAAGGTGTTGAAGGCGATCGTCGTGATGCGTTCACTGTTCATCGACAGAACCGTTGTCCGAGGATTCAATGAGAACATTTACAACGAGGACGGAAAG CTGGACATCTGGACCAAGTCTCAGTACCAGGTTTTCCAGAAA GTAACGGATCATGCCACCACCGCCCTGCTGCACTACCAGCTTCCACAGATGCCTGACGTTGTGGTCCGATCCTTCATG acCTGGTTGCGGAGCTACATTAAACTCTTCCAGTCTTCCTGTCAGCGCTGTGGTCGTTTCCTGCAGGACGGACTTCCTCCAACTTGGAGGGACTTTAGGACCCTGGAGGCGTTCCATGACACCTGTCGCATGTGa
- the med27 gene encoding mediator of RNA polymerase II transcription subunit 27 isoform X2, with amino-acid sequence MADVVNVGVNLDAFSHAISGIQALRSSVSRVFESLKDGMKNRETLEGREKQFIAEFQDNLQAVNRDLNELERLSGLVGRPSESHPLHNSGLLSLDPVQDKTPLYSQLLQAYKWSNKLQYHAGLASSLLNQQSLKRSANQMGASAKRRPKVQPSTLVLPPQYVDDVISRIDRMFPDMTIELFRPNGTSAVLLLDIWTKSQYQVFQKVTDHATTALLHYQLPQMPDVVVRSFMTWLRSYIKLFQSSCQRCGRFLQDGLPPTWRDFRTLEAFHDTCRM; translated from the exons atgGCGGACGTGGTAAACGTCGGAGTGAATCTGGACGCTTTCTCTCATGCCATCAGCGGCATCCAGGCGCTCCGCTCCAGCGTGAGCCGCGTGTTCGAGTCCTTGAAGGACGGCATGAAGAACCGGGAAACCCTGGAAGGCCGTGAGAAGCAGTTTATAGCTGAGTTCCAGGACAACCTGCAAGCAGTCAACAGAGACCTCAA TGAGTTGGAACGTCTCAGTGGTCTGGTCGGTCGTCCCTCAGAGTCTCACCCTCTCCATAACAGCGGTCTTCTCAGTCTGGATCCAGTTCAGGACAAAACTCCGTTATACTCGCAGCTGCTTCAGGCCTACAAGTGGTCCAACAAG TTGCAGTACCATGCCGGTTTGGCCTCCAGTTTGTTGAATCAACAGTCACTCAAACGATCGGCCAATCAGATGGGAGCTTCAGCCAAGAGACGACCAAAAGTCCAACCCAGTACTCTTGTACTACCTCCTCA GTACGTGGACGATGTCATCTCTCGAATCGACAGGATGTTTCCTGATATGACCATCGAGCTGTTCAGGCCAAATGGGACGTCAGCTGTATTGCTG CTGGACATCTGGACCAAGTCTCAGTACCAGGTTTTCCAGAAA GTAACGGATCATGCCACCACCGCCCTGCTGCACTACCAGCTTCCACAGATGCCTGACGTTGTGGTCCGATCCTTCATG acCTGGTTGCGGAGCTACATTAAACTCTTCCAGTCTTCCTGTCAGCGCTGTGGTCGTTTCCTGCAGGACGGACTTCCTCCAACTTGGAGGGACTTTAGGACCCTGGAGGCGTTCCATGACACCTGTCGCATGTGa